A single Thermoplasmata archaeon DNA region contains:
- a CDS encoding UPF0179 family protein, with protein MSIITAVGSNQAKEGYVFVYAGPVNECRDCRYKNACINLEKGKAYTITAVRKDKTHECKVHERTITIVEVEKVPIERCIPSSKAIEGSLVTLEQNPCKELDCEHYRKCNPLLNEPNEKYRIVSIVGDAGCRLNKNLKIIQVE; from the coding sequence ATGAGCATAATTACGGCTGTCGGAAGCAACCAGGCAAAAGAGGGTTATGTTTTCGTTTATGCTGGGCCAGTGAACGAGTGCAGGGACTGCAGGTATAAGAACGCATGCATAAATCTTGAAAAGGGGAAGGCATACACTATTACCGCGGTGCGGAAAGATAAAACCCATGAGTGTAAAGTCCACGAACGCACAATTACAATTGTAGAGGTTGAGAAAGTGCCAATTGAGCGCTGCATTCCTAGTTCAAAGGCAATTGAAGGTAGTTTAGTGACACTTGAACAAAATCCATGCAAGGAATTGGACTGCGAACATTACAGAAAATGCAATCCTCTCCTCAATGAGCCAAATGAAAAATACAGAATTGTGAGCATTGTAGGGGACGCAGGATGCAGATTGAATAAAAACCTTAAAATCATTCAGGTTGAATAA
- a CDS encoding NAD(P)-dependent glycerol-1-phosphate dehydrogenase, translating into MIMEFTKNKAMIFPRAVLAGHGVLSEIGKLARNFELGQIGLIITGKKSESLAGKPVLDYLSAEKFDVHLAIAGEATRDNVDEMKKVALETRAAFLVGVGGGSKIDIAKVCSAELGVPFISVPTIASHDGIASPRASLKTNGISISVDANVPLGVVADSAVIVKSPFRFLASGCADVIANLTAILDWKLASRLRNEEFSSTAATLAEFTAETIIENANLIKPNIEESVWLAIKPMIISGISMSVAGSSRPTSGSEHMFSHALDAVTHGKGLHGEQCGVGAIMMMYLHGGDWRRIRDALKTIGAPTTAVELGVSKEEIITALVNANKVRPDRYTILGDKGLAPDAAEKVARVTGVI; encoded by the coding sequence ATGATAATGGAGTTCACAAAGAATAAAGCGATGATATTTCCCAGAGCAGTGCTTGCAGGGCATGGGGTGCTCTCTGAAATCGGAAAATTGGCTAGAAATTTTGAGCTGGGACAGATAGGTCTAATAATTACTGGAAAGAAGTCAGAGAGCCTTGCAGGTAAGCCAGTCCTGGATTATCTCTCCGCAGAAAAATTTGATGTGCATCTAGCAATCGCAGGTGAAGCAACACGGGATAATGTTGACGAAATGAAGAAAGTGGCACTGGAAACTCGAGCAGCATTTCTTGTCGGTGTTGGCGGTGGAAGCAAGATAGATATTGCCAAGGTATGTTCTGCAGAACTTGGAGTACCATTTATTTCTGTCCCGACAATAGCATCCCATGATGGAATTGCTTCACCAAGAGCATCACTCAAAACCAATGGAATCTCAATTTCAGTAGATGCAAATGTGCCATTGGGGGTCGTAGCTGACAGTGCAGTGATTGTAAAATCTCCGTTTCGTTTTCTTGCATCGGGTTGCGCTGATGTAATTGCAAATCTCACTGCGATTCTTGACTGGAAACTTGCCTCTCGTCTCAGGAACGAGGAATTTAGCAGCACAGCAGCTACACTTGCGGAATTTACTGCCGAAACTATAATAGAAAATGCTAACCTGATCAAGCCCAACATAGAGGAGAGTGTTTGGCTTGCTATTAAACCAATGATCATCTCAGGCATTTCAATGAGTGTAGCTGGCAGTTCAAGACCTACAAGTGGGTCAGAGCACATGTTTTCCCATGCACTTGATGCAGTAACGCATGGGAAGGGTTTACATGGGGAGCAATGTGGTGTGGGTGCAATCATGATGATGTATCTCCATGGCGGAGATTGGCGTCGGATAAGGGATGCACTAAAAACCATTGGTGCACCTACAACTGCAGTAGAACTGGGTGTGAGCAAAGAGGAAATAATCACAGCTCTTGTGAATGCAAACAAGGTAAGACCAGACAGATACACAATTCTGGGTGATAAAGGTTTAGCCCCAGATGCTGCTGAAAAAGTTGCGAGGGTGACAGGAGTGATATGA